One part of the Salmo salar chromosome ssa10, Ssal_v3.1, whole genome shotgun sequence genome encodes these proteins:
- the LOC123724411 gene encoding KN motif and ankyrin repeat domain-containing protein 2, protein MDRKSANGYPKAGGECGGGGQKKQLPYSVETPYGFHLDLDFLKYVDDIEKGNTIKRVHIQRKARGPPKFSTLPRNFSLPGHAARSAPKDTWSSTSTLGPKPRGRVTEVQQFLDFRASDGGSGMAGGQSQSSRAQGSGLSPARPREEAGAGVSAEKPLGRPNLLRTSSMPITIPHRKASESGDERTENGSSENVFRAVPQDRSGLHQQITAALKRVRELEDMVRTIPELKSQICSLREEREHLILRLQAQTKPQAPLPPQRASPCPAQSIDPQPPGSGAVVDTGRAESTASETETQQKSLKSTAQEAEADRLLAAQASEGPDLQREALVNPLEKTAELSEDVIVQKAPEPSERGVIEGVSGEGDLLSIEQLQAKLVTLEAKLSQASEELEETNSLLRQQVEDNRMKEERILQLSEGGREGKEEVCGERHTSRRTSVDQQTESERVVIINQGTETERVVIINQGTETERVVIINQGTESERADMVEQGTDTERIVICLIRERANSVDQGTETERVEAVDQVAETEMIIACPVRPRGNSVDQGTETERVNTVNQVTETEKVDTVNQVTETPPGDRLDQGTETQIVVGVDQMTDTAPVRPVRPARHRANSVDQGKETQIQAGVSVDHGKETVDTANQLTETETQTAPVRPVRPARHRANSVDQGTETERVGTVDQVTETEAAQSADQQTETERDRGETSNTPHRAIEIESAAIVSAAIESAVTEISGAEIDVAESAIKNGDITESAVTEEGFVIIECVDTESMVTENVVTENVDTESMVTKRQEVVVENAVEQITVTESVLKQCTAKEGTVIESVVTEESVVTEESVVTEENVVTEESVVTEENVVTEENVVTEESVVTEESVVKEESVVTEENVVTEESVVTEENVVTEESVVTEESVVTEESVVTEVSFPCLCHLVHTVSVVKESPVVPESPVAAPTPSSSQTQPQPGQKESVQPQAQPQTQDPRRGSNPALGQVVTRLTGLINEQWAQLGSSQEKPDKQETPSPSTQKLAARQGKPAAGKPSTGKSAGKSGPSKMSSIQSQLVSSLSALSAFYSPGQKAAASKQQGLKSIMKKNGAADKQGEQRRSQEEPQVCGSQRRV, encoded by the exons ATGGACAGGAAAAGTG CCAATGGCTACCCTAAGGCCGGAGGAGAGTGTGGAGGTGGGGGTCAGAAGAAGCAGCTGCCCTACTCCGTAGAGACCCCCTACGGCTTCCACCTGGACCTCGACTTCCTCAAATATGTGGACGACATCGAGAAAGGCAACACCATCAAGCGGGTGCACATCCAGCGCAAGGCCAGGGGTCCTCCTAAGTTCAGCACCCTGCCCAGGAACTTCAGCCTGCCTGGGCATGCGGCAAGATCGGCCCCCAAGGACACCTGGTCTTCCACCTCTACTCTGGGACCCAAGCCCCGGGGCAGAGTCACAGAGGTCCAGCAGTTCTTGGATTTTAGAGCCAGTGATGGAGGCAGTGGTATGGCGGGGGGGCAGAGCCAGAGCAGCAGGGCGCAGGGGAGTGGCTTATCCCCGGCCAGGCCCAGGGAGGAGGCAGGGGCTGGGGTGTCAGCCGAGAAGCCCCTGGGGAGGCCCAACCTCCTCCGGACGTCCAGCATGCCCATTACCATCCCTCACAGGAAGGCCTCTGAGTCCGGTGACGAGAGAACCGAGAACGGCTCATCTGAGAACGTATTCCGCGCTGTGCCCCAGGACCGGTCGGGGCTGCACCAGCAGATCACCGCTGCCCTGAAGAGGGTCAGAGAGCTGGAGGATATGGTGAGGACCATCCCAGAGCTCAAGTCCCAGATCTGCTcactgagggaggagagagagcatcTGATCCTCAGGCTACAGGCCCAAACCAAGCCCCAGGCTCCACTCCCCCCACAACGTGCCTCGCCCTGTCCGGCTCAGAGCATTGATCCTCAGCCGCCGGGGTCTGGAGCAGTAGTTGATACCGGGAGAGCAGAAAGCACTGcatcagagacagaaacacaacAGAAATCCTTAAAAAGTACTGCACAAGAAGCAGAAGCAGATAGGCTTTTAGCAGCACAGGCATCAGAGGGACCAGACCTACAAAGAGAGGCATTAGTGAATCCATTAGAGAAAACAGCAGAGCTATCAGAGGACGTTATAGTACAGAAAGCACCAGAACCTTCAGAGAGAGGAGTGATAGAGGGAGTCAGTGGTGAGGGGGATCTCCTCAGCATCGAACAGCTCCAGGCTAAGCTAGTAACACTAGAGGCTAAGTTAAGTCAGGCTAGTGAAGAGCTGGAGGAAACCAACAGTCTCCTCAGACAACAGGTAGAGGACAACaggatgaaggaggagaggataCTTCAGctaagtgagggagggagagaaggaaaggaggagGTGTGTGGGGAGAGACATACAAGTAGGAGGACCAGTGTGGACCAgcagacagagtcagagagagtggtCATTATAAaccaggggacagagacagagagagtggtcaTTATAAaccaggggacagagacagagagagtggtcaTTATAAACCAGGGGACAGAGTCAGAGAGGGCTGATATGGTGGAGCAGGGGACTGAtacagagaggatagtaatatGTTTAATCAGAGAGAGAGCTAACAGTGTGGACCAggggacagagacggagagagtggAAGCGGTGGACCAGGTGGCCGAGACAGAGATGATTATTGCATGTCCAGTCAGACCAAGGGGTAACAGTGTGGatcaggggacagagacagagagagtgaacaCTGTAAACcaggtgacagagacagagaaagtggaCACTGTAAACCAGGTGACAGAGACGCCGCCTGGAGACAGATTAGACcaggggacagagacacagatagtAGTCGGTGTGGACCAGATGACAGACACAGCACCTGTACGTCCAGTGAGACCAGCAAGACACAGGGCTAACAGTGTGGACCAGGGTAAAGAGACACAAATACAGGCAGGAGTCAGTGTAGACCATGGGAAAGAGACAGTGGATACTGCGAACCagctgacagagacagagacacagacagcacCTGTACGTCCAGTGAGACCAGCAAGACACAGGGCTAACAGCGTGGaccaggggacagagacagagagagtgggtaCAGTGGACCaggtgacagagacagaggcagcgCAGAGTGCAGACCagcaaacagagacagagagagacagaggtgagaCTAGCAATACCCCACATAGAGCTATAGAGATAGAAAGTGCAGCTATAGTAAGTGCAGCCATAGAAAGTGCGGTCACAGAAATTTCTGGAGCAGAAATTGATGTCGCAGAAAGTGCTATCAAAAATGGGGATATCACTGAGAGTGCAGTAACTGAAGAAGGTTTTGTAATTATAGAATGTGTGGACACAGAAAGTATGGTCACAGAGAATGTGGTCACAGAAAATGTTGACACAGAAAGTATGGTAACAAAGAGACAAGAAGTGGTAGTAGAGAATGCAGTTGAACAAATTACAGTGACTGAAAGTGTGCTTAAACAGTGTACGGCCAAAGAGGGTACAGTCATAGAGAGTGTGGTCACAGAAGAGAGTGTGGTCACAGAAGAGAGTGTGGTCACAGAAGAGAATGTGGTCACAGAAGAGAGTGTGGTCACAGAAGAGAATGTGGTCACAGAAGAGAATGTGGTCACAGAAGAGAGTGTGGTCACAGAAGAGAGTGTGGTCAAAGAAGAGAGTGTGGTCACAGAAGAGAATGTGGTCACAGAAGAGAGTGTGGTCACAGAAGAGAATGTGGTCACAGAAGAGAGTGTGGTCACAGAAGAGAGTGTGGTCACAGAAGAGAGTGTGGTCACAGAAGTCtctttcccctgtctctgtcaCCTGGTCCACACTGTTAGTGTGGTGAAAGAAAGTCCTGTAGTCCCAGAGAGCCCAGTAGCAGCACCCACCCCCTCTTCCAGCCAGACCCAGCCTCAACCGGGTCAGAAGGAGTCTGTGCAGCCCCAGGCCCAGCCTCAGACCCAGGACCCTCGTCGGGGCTCCAACCCAGCATTAGGCCAGGTAGTAACACGCCTCACAGGGCTGATTAACGAGCAGTGGGCCCAGCTGGGTAGCAGCCAAGAGAAGCCGGACAAGCAGGAGACCCCCAGCCCCAGCACCCAGAAGCTTGCAGCCAGGCAGGGGAAGCCCGCTGCGGGGAAGCCTTCAACGGGCAAATCAGCAGGGAAGTCAGGGCCGTCTAAGATGAGCTCCATCCAGAGCCAGCTGGTCAGCTCCCTCAGTGCCCTGTCTGCATTCTACTCCCCTGGACAGAAGGCTGCTGCCAGCAAACAACAAG